In Desulfosudis oleivorans Hxd3, the DNA window GGCCAGTCCTTTGCCGTCATTAATGACCCAGGTTTTGATGAAGGCGCGGGCATCATGTTCCCCTTGGAAACTTTCATGGAAGCCGCCCAACCTTTTTCTAACATGGCTATTGTTCTGACTGCGGCATGAGAACCGATATACAGGGGAACCCAATGAACGTGAAATGTCCTGAATGTGGGGCGTTGTGGGCTGTCAGCGCAGAGCATGCTAAAAAGCCCCACAGCAGAATGAAATGCGGTCGTTGCGGCGCAATATTTATTTCCCACCGTCCGTCCATCCCCCCACAAAGAAAGGTCGCTCAGAAACCGCAACAAAACGACCACCTGTTTTTTAGTCTTCGTGGGTTTATATCATATCCTCACATCAACATTACCGGCTACTGGTCTTACCCTGCCTTTGTGATGTCTTCTAAAAATCAGGTTTTCTGGCTGCATCTGATTCTGGCAATGGTGCCGGACCCTGCCAAAAAAGTCACCGGACTCTTTCGACCAAGGGCGTCTGTTATTACAACACCGGGTTCCAAAGCGATAGTGCACATTGATGACTTCTGGGTGGGTATCGGTCCAGACCCTTTTGATGATTATCCATGGAACGGTCAGCCTGCCGGCATATATCCCCACGAAACCATCAAGGGGCTTTCTCCGTCAGGGTTAAAGGAAAAAGAACGGGCGCTTCTTGCCGCCTGTGAAGCAGAAACCCATCGGTTTGAAAAGGATAAAACCCTGTCTCAGGATTTCTGTCAACAATGGAGAGACTTGAGCCATCCAGTGTTTGCCGGCTTTTTAAATAGGCTGGCACCTGATTTTATCAAAACCCTGGAAGCCTCTTTGAAGTCGTAGGGTTATATGCAACCCTTATCACCTAATAAACAATCAGCCCATCTAACATCCTATATGCCTCGGTCTCTTTTATGGCAACAGGATCAAGTATACCAAGCTTCCAGCCGGCAAACCTGGTGGTACAGTCTACTGCTACTGCCCCAGGTATAGCTGTAAAGCTCCTGGTAAAATCACAGGTGTCAGGGCTATAGTCGATCACCTGACCAATAGAAAACAGGGGAACACCTGGAAGATCGGCTTCAAGGTATTGGACAACAGGCTTATCTTCTGAACCAACACCTTCTTCCCACTCCAGTTGCTTTAACACATGCAGGTTCCCGAGAACCACCAGTATCCTACAGCCAGGTGTGTTCTGATACAGTCCTGATATAACCTGGGCCATATATTGATCGCGGCTGATACTCTCATGGAACCTGGATAATGGCAGGTCTATTGCCTTTGGAATAACAGCTCCGCCCAGGTAAATAGTCTGAAGTAGGTTACGGTAGGCTGGACAGTCAATAGAAGACCACAGTTGTATATCTGAAAGCCCTTCTCCTGTCTTGATATAATGGTCTATTGATTCCTGTTGGTCAGAAGGGATCTCCAGGCAAATGTAAGAAACGTCAGAATCGAGAAGTTTGGGGATCAGCCCGGATATAAAGCTGAGGATCTGCGGCTGCTGGTGTCGGGTGCCGAGGAGCACGATGTTATGGGTTTTGAATTTTTCAAGAACGTAGGCGGTTGGGTCGGTGGTGTAATGGTCGGCGTATATGGATGGGACAATTATGACGATTATGACGATTAAAACAAGGCTTTGTTTTATCACGCTGGCCTCAATTGTTAGCGGGTAGGTGGTTTTTTAACCTCATACACCCTTCTTTTTGCGGTCCTTGCGCATGGGAAAGCTTTTGTTGCCTATCTTCAGAACCGATCCTTCCGGCAGATCTTTAAAAGAAAAATTGGGCAGTTCGTTGCCTTCCTGGTCATAGGCCTTAAAACGGACCCGATACTTTTTATCAAGGGGCGGCGGGCTCTGCTCCAAGACATCTTTTTTGTCTTCATCCATGGGGGCCTCCCTTTATGAGATTTTTAAATATTATATACAAGTTTGACATATTACCTCAGAATAACAATGGTTTTCAATGATAAAGCTATTCTTCTGAAGAGTCCCGATTTTTTTTAGGCCTAAACAGAGCCCGCCAGAAGGATTCTTTTCTGGCCCGCACAATAACATACGGCCCCAGATTTTTATATGCCTCTTCTGGGATACGGATGGCCCTCTTTTTGCCCAGCAAGGCGAGGATCTTATCTCCAAATGTCGCTTCAGGAACTCTGTAAGTCATCGTGGATCATCTTTCTTTTATGTCTGTCGCCATACTTATACCAGAGCCCGGCCATTATGATGGTGAGCAAGAGTGAAATGGCATTACCGAAAATAAAAATCCTATCCCCGGTATACACCGAATAAACCATGATGAGCGACAGGCCGGCTGTCAGAACCGTCAGATATGTCCCGCTAAGGCCTTCAGCGCACTTCAGCCGATAGGTTTTAATGATCTGCGGAACCGCACTGACACACAGAACAAACGAGCCTGTCGCTCCCATGAGTTCAAAAACACTTCCTGTTTCCATTATAATCCCCGACCGTCAGCCCGTAACTACCTTTACCAAGGTCAACACCGCCATACCCATGACGGAAAAAGCAATGATGCCGATAAAAATGAGCAGCCATTTGACCAGGCCCCGGAGACCGAAAAGAAAGATACTGGTTTCTTCGAGCCAACTCTGAAGGAGATTGAGCGTGGCAATGGCCGCCACAAGGGCATCATCAATTTGACCGATCACCGGCACATCCGGAATAGGATCTATCGGCGAAATCACATAAAGCAGCGCCAGGATGAACAGAAACACCGGAATAAACATGGACCGCTCCGAAGATGAAATAACATCGCCCCCTGATACGTCCGTTGTCTGTGACATGGTGTACCTCCCTTTTAAACAAAAAAGCCCCCAAGAATGATGGTGATCACTCAAGGAGGCTTAAAATAAAAATGGTCTCCTTGAGTGTGCTGCTTACTCAGGAGACCAACTTTTTCAGATCTCGTAGGGCCTGGTTATGTCCATTTAAAAAATGGAGTCACAAGCAAGATTGTTATGATAATGATAATATCAAGGAGTGGTGGTGTCAAGGGCAATATTTGGAAAGGCAGGTGCTGTTCACTATGAGAGTGGGAAAGCAATGTGACGCTAAAAAATGGATATTGTCAGTGACTTTATCACTTAATGTTTTGAAGCAGATCAACACTATACGTTGCCATCCAGGGATTTATACAAGGCGTACAGGGAATGGTGTGAGGCCTGAGGTAAGAGCCTGCTGAAGAAGCACGCCTTTGGTGATT includes these proteins:
- a CDS encoding MJ0042-type zinc finger domain-containing protein produces the protein MNVKCPECGALWAVSAEHAKKPHSRMKCGRCGAIFISHRPSIPPQRKVAQKPQQNDHLFFSLRGFISYPHINITGYWSYPAFVMSSKNQVFWLHLILAMVPDPAKKVTGLFRPRASVITTPGSKAIVHIDDFWVGIGPDPFDDYPWNGQPAGIYPHETIKGLSPSGLKEKERALLAACEAETHRFEKDKTLSQDFCQQWRDLSHPVFAGFLNRLAPDFIKTLEASLKS
- a CDS encoding SemiSWEET family sugar transporter gives rise to the protein METGSVFELMGATGSFVLCVSAVPQIIKTYRLKCAEGLSGTYLTVLTAGLSLIMVYSVYTGDRIFIFGNAISLLLTIIMAGLWYKYGDRHKRKMIHDDLQSS
- a CDS encoding DUF1232 domain-containing protein, whose translation is MFIPVFLFILALLYVISPIDPIPDVPVIGQIDDALVAAIATLNLLQSWLEETSIFLFGLRGLVKWLLIFIGIIAFSVMGMAVLTLVKVVTG